The following coding sequences are from one Dermacentor silvarum isolate Dsil-2018 chromosome 4, BIME_Dsil_1.4, whole genome shotgun sequence window:
- the LOC125944998 gene encoding papilin-like produces MASSGRTAAAGLDIGLCKDDDGQMSAYNGYAMLMERDCKLSASSSSDDSSSGDDDGTSSSDSSSDSSSDSGSNDVAHTGASKPQDIEGVPTDSSVKPTPVEPLDHRDDTSSSSGDDDGCSSGESSSGSSSDSGSSDIAQADASQSEDIDVEDVPTASSVELPGSSIAAAAVAREPQMGFWIQPNVVRPADLPSDHADEVHDWSGWPVFSPNKNADRKRAIVQSLAAKVPHIALVNKHEFRLPKMELLISTQGSWHRAFFVL; encoded by the exons ATGGCGTCGTCGGGCAGAACTGCTGCCGCTGGACTCGACATTGGACTCTGCAAGGACGACGACGGCCAGATGAGCGCTTACAACGGCTACGCCATGTTGATGGAGCGCGATTGCAAGCTGTCGgcgagcagcagcagcgacgacagcagcagcggGGACGATGACGGGACCAGTAGTAGCGACAGCAGCAGTGATTCTAGCAGTGACAGCGGAAGCAATGACGTCGCACACACCGGTGCGTCCAAGCCGCAGGACATCGAAGGCGTGCCGACCGACTCCAGCGTAAAGCCAACACCTGTAGAGCCCCTGGACCACAGGGAcgacaccagcagcagcagcggggaCGACGACGGCTGTAGTAGCGGCGAGAGCAGCAGCGGTTCTAGCAGTGACAGCGGAAGCAGCGACATCGCGCAGGCCGACGCGTCCCAGTCGGAGGACATCGACGTCGAAGACGTGCCGACCGCCTCCAGCGTAGAGCTCCCGGGCTCCAGCATAGCAGCCGCCGCCGTTGCGAGAGAGCCACAGATGGGCTTCTGGATTCAGCCGAACGTCGTGCGCCCGGCGGACCTTCCCAGTGATCACGCGGACGAAGTGCACGACTGGAGCGGTTGGCCCGTATTCTCTCCAAATAAGAACGCGGATCGGAAGCGTGCAATCGTGCAGAGTCTGGCGGCCAAGGTTCCCCACATCGCGCTCGTCAACAAGCACGAGTTCCGGCTGCCGAAGATGGAACTGCTGATCAGCACACAGGGCAG TTGGCACCGTGCATTCTTCGTGCTTTAG